tgtccaaaccctcagtagccacatTTTGcttaaagtattggcaccccaccgggtattctggtgacgtcactcgacaccacatgacgtcacgtgtagccccgcccccaaaacaagcgaaatcaaaaatttgcacaacatggacatgtaacatatcaaaacactcagcacattgaggggaacgggtattcggatcacgtcacatatttctgtccactcgcATCCAagaagcaccggcctttgcggatacttgcaccgtcaaagccaacatcaaagtttgtcgcgaagaactttacaaatctagttcgtTATTATactctaaaaataaaacatgacttttAGTGCATCATCACCTTctttattcatgtatttgtgGAATTGTTGAATAATATAATACCACTTTAACAGTGCTGTAGTTCTTTTAAAGTTGTTATTTCATGTTCTAAATGTTTTGTGATGAACTGCGTCCCATCCAGGGAGTGTTTAAGTGTTTACACATCATGTCATGTGCTCATGGGTCGGACTCCTGGTCCACCATCAGcttcatgatgatgatgtcaaatattattacattgtgtgtgtgtgtgtgtgtgtgtgtgtgtgtgtgtgtgttttaggcttACTTTTGCAGTGCAGATAGTGAATGTGAACCAAGACTTTATTGCCAGGCCCCAGGCCACGTCCACTCTCAATGCTCACCCTGTAAGAGAAGGGGAAGGCGTTGCCGTAGAAACCAAATGTGTTGTCCTGGAAACGAGTGTCGCAACCGTAAGTAAAGTGCGCAGAAATTACACACAGACCCGAAATAACGTGGAAAATTACTTCAGTCTTCAGTATGACGAGTTTAGAGAATTTATAAAGATGCAGAATTTATGAATCAAGTTGTTTGTAAATGTTGTATTTTCTGCTCTGTCTCTCGCACAGATGTGTGTAGTCGAGTTTCAGCAGAACACACTCCAGAGCAGAAGAACAGAATCCACAGCTCTCCTGGACAACGCAAGAAAAACAGGAAGCTGAACAAACCACGCaaaggtgtgtgtctgtgtacgtcAGCATGTCTGCACTGTAACAtagtattaaataattataatgtgtgtgtgtgtgtgtgtgtgtgtgtgtgtgtgtgtgtgtgtgtgtgtgtgtctcaggtgaAATGGGTGCACAATGTGTGCGCTCGTCTgattgtgggcgtggcctgtgctGTGCACGTCACCTGTGGAAGAGAGTGTGTAAGGCAGAGCCTCAGGACGGACAGGTTTGCTCCAACCCCTGGcgcaggaaacacacacacactggtcacACACTGGAGCTGTTCCAGCTTTGTCCCTGTGCAACTGGCCTCGAGTGCAGGACGCAGAgtcacacaacaaaacacacaaacacacacaacaaatcaCACCGACCTGCTGCTGCTGTCAGACTCCACACCTGCCAACAactctgacagacagacagacagatagagatggacagagagaaagacagacagagagatggaatgagagagacagacagttttatggctacatctgtgtttgtgtaataacacaaacacaaaatagcaCAAAGACGCAACACAGAAACAAACGAGTCCATCAGCAGATTTCAGTCCTATGTTTATTATTTCCATATTTATGCATATTCATATCCCTGTTgtttttaatgatattaaatACATAGAGATGTTCCTGTATTCAACTAGTGTTACTCAATAAACAGGTTATTATTGTAGAAATATATTTTGATTGGTTtaaaatcctgtgtgtgtgtgtgtgtgtgtgtgtgtgtgtgtgtgtgtgtgtgtgtgtgtgcgtgtgtgtgtgtgtgcgtgtgtgtgtgtgcgcgtttgtgtgtgtgtgtgtgtgtgcgtgtgtgtgtgtgtgtgtgtgtgcgtgtgtgcatgtgtgtatgtgtgtgtgcgcgtgtgtgtgcgtttgtgtgagtttgtgtgtgcgtgtgtgcgcgtttgtgtgagttcgtgtgcgtgtgtgtgtgcgtgtgtgtgtgtgtgtgtgtgtgtgtgtgtgtgtgtgtgtgtctgtcagataCAGTATAAGGTATTTAAGATCTCATTGTTGTTGGGATCCCTGACCTGGTTGCTGTAGAACAACAAGCTCACACCTTATATGCAGCTTTGTGAGAGAGAATCGggtttatattacatattaatatattatacagatttatattacataataatatattatacagatttatattacatattaatatattatacattttaatatagtCAAATCTCACATGTGACTATTTTATGATTACCAAATATTTGTTCACATTTGCTGTTATCATGTGTTTATCATTTCCTTAttataaatggaataaatgtgtaattatgAGCTCCAGAATTGGCCGTGAAGCAGCTGAGCAGATGAAAGGTCTTAAGCACACAGCAGGTTTGATTCGTTTCAGTTTATTTAGAAACTCCTCACgagcccaacacacacacacttaacacattTACAATTGTAAAAATAACCACAGTGGAGCTCAGTCACCACTTTACTGAAATGTACAATAGTTATTTACTCACTTTTCTGCTTTACTGTGTTGGGTCTTAATATCTGTTTTTGAtagtaaccatggcaacaacaTATTACACTGATAATATGTTGAGAAATCAGCCGCTCTGTAACAGCGATATTAATCACACATATCCTTATTGTACCATACATTTGGTTTGCTGGTAACCATGGCAACGACCCTCGTCCTTTACTTGAGACCTCCGTTGCTGATGGTAGGCGCTCTGCATAGGCCCTTCCCTCTGACCTCAAAGGCCACACCCCTGTAAGTGGCCACACCCCTTTCATCAATATGTAGGTCAGGGAGTAAACATTCCCAAACGCGCTGTTTCGGGTTCAACTCTCTCTCTGGCTCACCtccacattcaaacacacaaacaaacaaacaaacaaaaagattaATGTTATGTTCGACATTCAATACAcatagatttagatttatttacttgttagtaggtttgtgtgtgtgtgtgtgtgtgtgtgtgtgtgtgtgtgtgtgtgtatgcactttTACCTGGATAGTTCTGGAAGGTCACTCTGTCTCCAGGCTGAGCTGTAGTGGGCGGGGCTAAAGGCTCCATCCTGTTTTGATTGACAGCACACAGCAATCGAGCCTGAGACTGAACACTGCGCACCTTCACTGGTCGAACATTACAGAGGAAAATCGCCAGAGTGTCCTggagctgcacacacacacacacacacacacacacacacacacacacacacacacacacacacacacacacacacacacacacacacacagggatcaTGAACACCTAATGTTTCTATTTATataagtttttgtttgtttttaattaacctGACAGACATTAAAGAACACTGTCatataaaaagtgtaaaaatacaAACTTAACTTTGGAACAATTTAagatacaaaaatgtaaaacatttaatgtgtttaatgacAGAATGAAGTTCATATCCcactttgtatgtgtgtgtgtgtgtgtgtgtgtgtgtgtgtgtgtgtgtgtgtgtgtttgtgtgtgagagtgtgtgtgtgtgtgtgtgtgtgtgtgtgtgttgctctgttgctgtgtgtgcgttgctgtgtgtgtgtgtgtgttgctctgttgctgtgtgtgcgttgctgtgtgtgtgtgtgttgctctgttgCTGTGTCCTTATTGTTAGTATTAATAAAGCCTGGCTCTGACCTGCTCCGAAGGCATGTGATTGGCCAGTTCGCTGACCACAGTTCTGGGGGTGGAGTCTCCTACATCCACATTCTGTATGTAGAGTGACTCTGAATCTGGATGTTTCCGAACTTCCAGGAGACGTCCGATCCTCAGGTCCAGCCAGGAAATGTCAGGCTTCCGTTCACGCTCCAATCCACCCACTGCCTCTCGAAACCCTGACACCGAGACACAGCTGAAGGGTaatccacacacactttcagagcctgtgtgtgtgtgtgtgtatgtgtgtgtgggtgtgtgtgtgtgtgtgtgtgtgtgttagttacctTGGCGGTTCCTCCTCCGTCTCCCCTCACTGCGCGTGTTGCTTGTTTGAGGTTTAGATGTAGATGTAGGTTCAGATGAAGCAGGAACCTCCTTCTTTATCGCAGCTACTGATGCAGTCAAGACTTTCTCCTGATGGAgctttactacacacacacacgcgcacacacacacacacacacacacacacacacacacacacacacacacacacacacacacacacacacacacaccacaatgatTAAAATCAGTTTTAAGTTGTGTTTCAGTGCATGTAAGTACTGTTGTCATCctatatgaggtgtgtgtgtgtgtgtgtgtgtgtgtgtgtgtgtgtgtgtgtgtgtgtgtgtgtgtgtgtttgtgtgtgtgtgtgtttgtgtgtgttcatactggctttctttctctgtgtctcctgCAGTTTCCTCTTTAGCTCATCAATGTCTTTCTTCAGCTTGGAGTTTTCCACCAGCAACTTTTTCTCTTCTCGAACAGTTGACTGCagccctaaacacacacacacacacacacacacacacacacacacacacacacacacacacacacacacacacacacacacacacacacacacatttgataaAGTCTATGTACAGATGTTAGGTGTACATGTGTGTCAgggtcattttttaaatataagttgctctggatataaTGCCATTAACGTTTCTGGAGTAAAAGATGAACATTACTCAAGGCTAAGCGGAACCAggtaaccatggcaaccagcTGTACATGCCAGCCAGGAACTCAAGTCAGTGTGATAAGGAAAAATATAGACATTTTAAGATTCGTGTATTGTATTTTcacacagcgtgtgtgtgtgtgtgtgtgtgtgtgtgtgtgtgtgtgtgtgtgtgtgtgtgtgtgtgtgtgtgtgtgtgtgctttactAGCTTTCTCCTTGAGCAGGTGTACTTGCTGTGTCAAGAATTCCATCATCTGCTCCTCTTCTTTGGGGTCAAATGTGAGATTGTGAGGTGATTTACCctccatcactcacacacacacacacacacacacacacacacacacacacacacacacacacaaagacaggcTAGCATTAACttatatgctatatatatatgcgAAGACGTATTGACAACAAACTCTaaaccctctgtgtgtgtgtgtgtgtgtgtgtgtgtgtgtgtgtgtgtgtgtgtgtgtgtgtgtgtgtgtgtgtgtgtgactgaacacacacacggcagctGTCATGTCCCACCTGTCAGGTCAAACAGcactataaatacacacagactttcCCTGTGGTGACGTCTCTGTACTAAAGTTGAAGTACACTGaagtaaacactttatttacaagtTTAAACACcagatcattttaaaaagctttgtttttctttgttgctAACATTAACTGGTCACGTTGCTAAAGCCAGCGCAGACCAGCATGGACTCTGTGACGAACCGAACTGGAGCTGA
This DNA window, taken from Tachysurus fulvidraco isolate hzauxx_2018 chromosome 23, HZAU_PFXX_2.0, whole genome shotgun sequence, encodes the following:
- the LOC113653075 gene encoding dickkopf-related protein 4-like isoform X2; translated protein: MWVSQDDETKPLKRTSQPQSHFTGVTRTRKYLSKAYFCSADSECEPRLYCQAPGHVHSQCSPCKRRGRRCRRNQMCCPGNECRNHVCSRVSAEHTPEQKNRIHSSPGQRKKNRKLNKPRKGEMGAQCVRSSDCGRGLCCARHLWKRVCKAEPQDGQVCSNPWRRKHTHTGHTLELFQLCPCATGLECRTQSHTTKHTNTHNKSHRPAAAVRLHTCQQL
- the LOC113653075 gene encoding dickkopf-related protein 4-like isoform X1; the encoded protein is MRTCACGFFTLLAVLSFSTSQPQSHFTGVTRTRKYLSKAYFCSADSECEPRLYCQAPGHVHSQCSPCKRRGRRCRRNQMCCPGNECRNHVCSRVSAEHTPEQKNRIHSSPGQRKKNRKLNKPRKGEMGAQCVRSSDCGRGLCCARHLWKRVCKAEPQDGQVCSNPWRRKHTHTGHTLELFQLCPCATGLECRTQSHTTKHTNTHNKSHRPAAAVRLHTCQQL
- the aimp1b gene encoding aminoacyl tRNA synthase complex-interacting multifunctional protein 1, with the protein product MEGKSPHNLTFDPKEEEQMMEFLTQQVHLLKEKARLQSTVREEKKLLVENSKLKKDIDELKRKLQETQRKKAIKLHQEKVLTASVAAIKKEVPASSEPTSTSKPQTSNTRSEGRRRRNRQGFREAVGGLERERKPDISWLDLRIGRLLEVRKHPDSESLYIQNVDVGDSTPRTVVSELANHMPSEQLQDTLAIFLCNVRPVKVRSVQSQARLLCAVNQNRMEPLAPPTTAQPGDRVTFQNYPGEPERELNPKQRVWECLLPDLHIDERGVATYRGVAFEVRGKGLCRAPTISNGGLK